A genomic segment from Nodosilinea sp. PGN35 encodes:
- a CDS encoding prevent-host-death protein translates to MIDPQVQYVSDDQGEVTGVILSIQLWRELLSELETQHLLKSETMRQRLLDARKRSTGVAFDTAIAELGLE, encoded by the coding sequence ATGATTGACCCCCAAGTGCAATACGTCTCTGATGACCAGGGTGAGGTAACGGGCGTTATCCTCTCTATCCAGCTTTGGCGGGAGCTTTTGAGCGAGCTGGAAACCCAGCATTTGCTCAAGAGTGAAACCATGCGCCAGCGGCTGTTGGATGCCAGAAAACGCTCTACTGGGGTCGCCTTTGATACAGCGATCGCCGAGCTTGGGTTGGAATGA
- a CDS encoding tetratricopeptide repeat protein codes for MPPADLSPLNEREYRKLLLSLTLNAQRLDLLIAITDDRNLQEQILNAYEADLKAQGIAPLRARLDPKRPSLRATLEELAAQTPALQNGEPAVVTVLNAGELLGVRLDDEKSEQEKFFFSLQWTREALREFAFPIVLWLPDAVATRLAQQAPDFWSWRGGVFEFVAEARVPAVGREMLAMPMRDVTEPREKSSVAIADLQQQIAQLEQTAPESPLLITLYNNLGKAYSGQYEYKQALELYEKARALAKSKSDPAGEASALLNLGDGLNSCGRPFQALDYYQQALEKYRKLGNYQGEADTLRRSGNAYYFLGQYLQAIEYYQQSLAMTQEVGNRTGEANSLGDLGNAHYFLGQYLQAIEYHQQSLEIAREIGDRQGESDSLGNLGLAYHALGQYLQAIEYHQQSLVIAREIGDRQGEVANLCNLGNVYEALGQHPSAIEYYQQSLEIAREIGDHQGEAGSLCNLGLSLFSLGEYRRSIEYFQESITISREIGKRHFEANALLDLGNSLARIDQKWDARQAYEAARGLYQEMGLSQEVEVCDEALYNLGRMVVVEPKAAPILPKSSPTRPQRVPIALWFLVGLGIVALLWWLLR; via the coding sequence ATGCCCCCCGCCGACCTGTCACCGCTGAACGAGCGCGAGTACCGCAAGCTGCTGCTGTCGCTGACTCTGAACGCCCAGCGGCTCGACCTGCTGATCGCCATCACGGACGATCGCAACCTGCAAGAGCAAATCCTCAATGCCTACGAAGCGGACCTAAAGGCCCAGGGCATTGCCCCCCTGCGTGCCCGCCTGGACCCGAAGCGCCCCAGCCTGCGGGCCACCCTGGAGGAGCTGGCAGCCCAGACCCCGGCGCTGCAAAACGGGGAACCCGCCGTGGTGACGGTGCTGAATGCCGGGGAACTGCTGGGGGTGCGCCTGGATGATGAGAAATCTGAGCAGGAGAAGTTTTTCTTTTCGCTGCAATGGACGCGGGAGGCGCTGCGGGAGTTTGCGTTCCCGATTGTGCTGTGGCTGCCGGATGCCGTGGCCACCCGCCTGGCCCAGCAGGCCCCCGACTTTTGGAGCTGGCGCGGTGGGGTGTTTGAGTTTGTGGCGGAGGCGCGGGTGCCAGCGGTGGGGCGAGAGATGCTGGCGATGCCCATGCGGGATGTGACAGAGCCACGGGAAAAAAGCTCGGTGGCAATAGCTGACTTGCAACAGCAGATTGCCCAGCTAGAGCAGACTGCCCCAGAGTCGCCTCTGCTAATTACGCTTTACAACAATTTGGGAAAGGCTTACTCAGGTCAGTACGAATACAAGCAGGCGCTAGAGCTATATGAAAAAGCACGAGCTCTAGCCAAGTCAAAGAGCGACCCCGCCGGAGAAGCCAGCGCGCTTCTCAATTTGGGAGATGGGCTGAATAGTTGTGGGCGACCATTTCAGGCGTTGGATTACTATCAGCAGGCGTTGGAAAAGTATCGGAAATTGGGCAATTATCAAGGTGAGGCTGATACGCTGAGGCGATCAGGAAATGCGTACTATTTTTTAGGGCAATACCTCCAGGCGATTGAGTACTACCAACAGTCGTTAGCGATGACGCAGGAGGTTGGCAATCGTACTGGCGAAGCCAATTCCTTGGGTGATTTGGGCAATGCGCACTATTTTTTGGGGCAATACCTCCAGGCGATTGAGTACCACCAGCAGTCGTTAGAGATCGCGCGGGAGATTGGCGATCGCCAAGGCGAGAGCGACTCCCTGGGCAATTTGGGCCTTGCGTACCATGCGCTGGGGCAATATCTCCAGGCGATTGAGTACCACCAACAGTCGTTAGTGATCGCGCGGGAGATTGGCGATCGCCAAGGCGAGGTGGCAAACCTATGCAACTTGGGTAATGTGTACGAAGCACTGGGGCAACATCCCTCGGCGATTGAGTATTACCAGCAGTCGTTAGAGATCGCGCGGGAGATTGGCGATCACCAAGGCGAGGCAGGAAGCCTATGCAATTTAGGTTTGTCACTATTTTCCCTTGGAGAGTATCGGCGCTCTATTGAATATTTTCAAGAATCAATAACTATTTCCCGAGAAATTGGTAAACGCCACTTTGAAGCCAATGCTCTTCTCGATCTTGGTAATTCCTTAGCTAGGATTGACCAAAAATGGGATGCCCGCCAAGCCTACGAAGCTGCACGAGGCCTGTATCAGGAGATGGGACTTTCCCAAGAGGTAGAAGTCTGCGACGAAGCTCTCTACAACCTCGGCCGAATGGTCGTTGTAGAACCTAAAGCAGCCCCCATCCTACCTAAGTCTTCACCGACACGCCCCCAGCGGGTACCCATAGCGCTGTGGTTTTTGGTGGGTCTCGGTATCGTCGCCCTGCTGTGGTGGCTCCTACGGTAG
- a CDS encoding ATP-binding protein, whose protein sequence is MNELYQRYIDTYRNLNLFPLIKSEDIERFRITHSPETLARLRSAIVASEANGKLIFTGHRGCGKTTLLNELALEVRKRGLFVEFFSIADMVEMSDVNHINILYAIALRLLRRAIRNEAPIPAHVQEDLKNWFTQTKTKTYTDQLKQEMGVGGNFFEVFTAKLQKEDSFREEIKETYERRVSDLTQHIDQIAAAIQVATGKEVLVIIDDLDKLDLGVVEPIFRDNINALFSPRIRILFTIPIAVVREPALVEILESQASILLLSVTKFYSREASRQSEAQPIEANVARLQSILERRIGNDLIEPEVLRQMVLLSGGVLRELVRLGQECCRECMLRFELEPEVREVKIDGEILTAAVRELRKQYARPLGNNLYELLRQTYELFTPPDTGDPKFLELLHGLYVLEYENDDLWYDLHPLVTDLLKRKNLI, encoded by the coding sequence GTGAACGAACTCTACCAGCGGTACATCGACACCTACCGCAACCTCAACCTGTTTCCGCTGATCAAGTCCGAGGACATTGAGCGGTTTCGCATTACCCACAGCCCCGAGACCCTGGCGCGGCTGCGGAGCGCCATTGTCGCCAGCGAGGCCAACGGCAAGCTGATCTTCACCGGCCACCGGGGCTGCGGCAAAACCACCCTGCTCAACGAACTGGCCCTGGAGGTGCGTAAGCGGGGGCTGTTTGTGGAATTTTTCTCCATTGCCGACATGGTAGAAATGTCGGATGTGAACCATATCAACATTCTCTATGCGATCGCCCTGCGGCTGTTGCGGCGGGCCATTCGCAATGAAGCCCCCATCCCCGCCCACGTTCAAGAGGATCTAAAAAACTGGTTCACCCAGACCAAAACCAAAACCTATACCGACCAGCTCAAGCAGGAGATGGGGGTCGGGGGCAATTTCTTTGAGGTGTTCACCGCAAAGCTGCAAAAGGAAGACTCCTTTCGCGAAGAAATTAAGGAAACCTACGAACGCCGCGTCTCTGACCTGACCCAGCACATCGATCAGATCGCCGCCGCCATCCAGGTCGCCACTGGCAAAGAGGTGCTGGTGATCATCGACGACTTGGACAAGCTGGATCTGGGCGTGGTCGAGCCGATCTTTCGCGACAATATCAACGCCCTGTTTTCGCCCCGCATTCGCATTTTGTTTACCATTCCTATTGCGGTGGTGCGGGAGCCAGCACTGGTGGAAATTTTGGAGAGCCAAGCCTCGATCTTGCTGCTGTCGGTGACCAAGTTCTACAGCCGCGAAGCGTCGCGCCAATCCGAGGCCCAGCCGATTGAGGCCAACGTGGCGCGGCTGCAAAGCATTCTGGAACGGCGCATCGGCAATGACTTGATCGAGCCGGAGGTGCTGCGGCAGATGGTGCTGCTGAGTGGTGGCGTGCTGCGGGAGCTGGTGCGCCTGGGGCAGGAGTGCTGCCGGGAATGTATGCTGCGGTTTGAGCTGGAGCCGGAGGTGCGCGAGGTCAAAATTGACGGCGAGATTTTGACCGCCGCCGTGCGGGAGCTGCGCAAGCAGTATGCCCGCCCCCTGGGCAACAATCTCTACGAGCTGCTGCGACAAACCTACGAGTTGTTTACCCCGCCCGACACGGGCGATCCTAAGTTTTTGGAACTCCTCCACGGGCTATATGTGCTGGAATATGAGAATGACGACCTCTGGTACGATCTGCACCCCCTGGTAACGGATTTGTTGAAACGCAAAAACCTGATTTAA
- a CDS encoding Uma2 family endonuclease encodes MVREYSPSTPFTATQHYPPLQSGDRLSRAEFERRYAAATDVKKAELIEGIVYVASPLRHRQHGKPHSRVMTWLGVYQTLTPGVDLSDAPTVRLDLDNEPQPDAALFIEAAAGGQTRISADDYIEGSPELIVEIAASSAAIDRGAKKQVYRRNGVLEYVIWQTYDNQLEWFELTDGEYQLLSPDADGILRSRVFPGLWLAVDALLNNQMAQVLETLQLGLASPEHATFVEQLRMQ; translated from the coding sequence ATGGTCAGAGAGTACTCACCTAGCACACCATTCACGGCAACGCAGCACTACCCTCCTTTGCAGAGCGGCGATCGCCTGTCGCGGGCAGAATTTGAGCGTCGGTATGCAGCGGCGACCGATGTTAAAAAAGCAGAACTGATCGAAGGAATTGTCTACGTGGCCTCTCCTTTACGGCATCGACAGCATGGCAAGCCCCATAGCCGAGTGATGACGTGGTTGGGGGTCTATCAAACCCTGACTCCTGGCGTAGACCTGAGTGATGCGCCAACCGTTCGTCTAGACTTGGACAACGAACCCCAACCCGATGCAGCACTGTTTATTGAAGCAGCAGCGGGCGGGCAAACCCGCATCAGTGCCGATGACTACATTGAAGGATCTCCGGAACTGATTGTGGAAATCGCGGCCAGCAGTGCCGCCATTGACAGAGGCGCGAAAAAGCAGGTGTACCGCCGTAATGGCGTGCTGGAGTATGTGATTTGGCAGACCTATGACAACCAGCTGGAGTGGTTTGAGCTAACCGATGGGGAGTATCAGCTACTGTCTCCTGATGCGGATGGCATCCTGCGCAGTCGGGTGTTTCCGGGACTGTGGCTGGCGGTAGACGCGTTGCTTAACAACCAAATGGCGCAGGTGCTAGAGACTTTGCAGCTAGGCTTAGCTTCACCGGAACATGCCACCTTTGTCGAGCAGCTAAGAATGCAATAA
- a CDS encoding DUF4230 domain-containing protein: MRPAPPDRTPTSPPRYADPSVTVDPWPIPVAEPQPQPVQQPRSRRESPRFAPFRPIRTVFNALIGGAVLVGIAAGVGFWRSGDRFLEGARMMLTPAQPEPQVDVRSVVVQQLRGASELTTAIFAMEAVVPTRSDRTLAGYVIGSTNLLYIAYGEVRAGVDLAELTAANVQVMGDSAIAITLPPPKILDSKIDLSKSNVFDYSRGFLGLGPDVAPELQEKAQQEALIKIEEAACQENLLAEANRRAEVTVGQLLSTAGFETVTVTTQPPTNSACAASANSDTVLPGLPVPNLPPEEPGQ; encoded by the coding sequence ATGCGCCCTGCACCGCCCGATCGCACCCCGACCTCCCCGCCGCGCTACGCTGACCCCAGCGTCACCGTCGATCCTTGGCCAATTCCGGTAGCCGAGCCCCAGCCCCAGCCGGTTCAGCAACCGCGATCGCGCCGCGAGTCCCCCAGATTTGCACCCTTTCGCCCCATCCGCACGGTGTTTAACGCGCTGATAGGTGGGGCGGTGCTGGTGGGTATTGCGGCGGGGGTTGGGTTTTGGCGATCGGGCGATCGCTTCCTCGAAGGGGCGCGGATGATGCTGACCCCGGCCCAGCCGGAGCCCCAGGTGGATGTGCGTTCCGTCGTCGTGCAGCAGCTGCGGGGAGCCAGCGAGCTGACCACGGCGATCTTTGCCATGGAGGCGGTGGTGCCGACTCGGAGCGATCGCACCCTGGCAGGCTACGTGATCGGCTCTACCAACCTGCTCTACATTGCCTACGGCGAGGTGCGAGCCGGGGTTGATCTGGCGGAACTCACCGCCGCCAACGTGCAGGTGATGGGAGATTCTGCCATTGCGATCACCCTGCCGCCGCCCAAGATTCTCGACAGCAAAATCGACCTGAGCAAATCGAACGTGTTCGACTACAGCCGAGGCTTTTTGGGTCTGGGGCCAGATGTGGCCCCAGAACTGCAAGAAAAAGCCCAGCAGGAGGCGCTGATCAAAATCGAAGAGGCCGCCTGCCAGGAAAATCTGCTGGCCGAGGCCAACCGTCGCGCCGAGGTCACGGTCGGCCAGCTTCTATCTACCGCTGGCTTTGAAACCGTCACCGTCACCACCCAGCCGCCGACTAATTCCGCCTGTGCAGCGTCTGCAAATAGCGATACAGTGTTACCGGGTTTACCAGTGCCCAACCTGCCCCCCGAAGAACCTGGCCAATAA
- a CDS encoding glutathione S-transferase family protein, with the protein MLELYQFEASCFAEKIRLILDYKQVPYRKVEVTPGVGQVEVFQMSGQRQVPVLKDGEQVIPDSTAIALHLEKAYPDRPLIPSDPQQKGLCLALESWADEAIVPKARVVMVGAFKQHPNFRTALLPSFTPAPLRSLVGALPGDLLNLVGTGVGFGPDDIKMATAGLRQDLEALVLMLQNSPYLLGDTPTLADFAVAAATMYLKFPTAQYVDLPEGIGGKGVPGLVDVPESQAFFAWRDRLYSEFRTPRSTVPPASSGSGPTPISID; encoded by the coding sequence ATGCTAGAGCTGTACCAGTTTGAAGCCTCCTGTTTTGCCGAAAAGATTCGGCTAATTCTCGACTATAAGCAGGTGCCCTACCGCAAGGTCGAAGTCACCCCCGGCGTGGGCCAGGTTGAAGTGTTTCAAATGTCGGGCCAGCGCCAGGTGCCGGTGCTCAAAGACGGTGAGCAGGTGATTCCCGACTCCACGGCGATCGCCCTCCACCTCGAAAAAGCCTATCCCGATCGCCCCCTGATTCCCAGCGACCCCCAGCAAAAGGGGCTCTGTCTGGCCCTAGAGAGCTGGGCCGACGAGGCGATCGTGCCCAAGGCCCGCGTGGTCATGGTGGGCGCATTTAAGCAGCACCCCAACTTTCGCACGGCGCTGCTGCCCAGCTTTACCCCCGCTCCCCTGCGCAGCCTGGTGGGGGCGCTGCCCGGCGATCTGCTCAACCTGGTGGGTACCGGCGTCGGCTTTGGCCCCGACGACATCAAAATGGCCACCGCTGGTCTGCGCCAGGATCTCGAAGCCCTGGTGCTGATGCTGCAAAACAGCCCCTACCTGCTGGGCGATACCCCCACCCTGGCCGACTTCGCCGTGGCCGCCGCCACCATGTACCTCAAGTTCCCTACCGCACAGTACGTCGATTTGCCCGAGGGCATTGGCGGCAAGGGGGTGCCCGGCCTGGTGGATGTGCCCGAATCCCAGGCGTTCTTTGCCTGGCGCGATCGCCTCTACAGCGAGTTTCGCACCCCCCGCAGCACTGTACCCCCGGCCAGCTCCGGCAGCGGCCCCACCCCCATCAGCATCGACTAG
- a CDS encoding FAD-binding oxidoreductase yields the protein MANVAAILGDVVEGDRIFSPTSLHLPEFLPAEAVVYPTTEAELAAVMACAHQHRWRVVPTGSGSKLAWGGIGAGVDLIVSTARLNQVIDHAVGDMTLTAQAGAKLADLAPLLAQHNQFLAVDPAYPDRATLGGIVATADTGSLRQRYGGLRDMLIGISFVRYDGQVAKAGGRVVKNVAGYDLMKLLTGSYGTLGVIAQLTFRLYPRQEASKTVVATGTADAVAALAGELRRSPLTPVSFDLLSPALANALGYGEQFAVLARFQSIAAGVDEQVQALSALVGASLTHQILGDDEDENIWAAAGKALFPQPEAAGQTVLAKVGLPSDRAIAWLAQLPSGSLARIHASSGLGTVRWAATTAEDVEKLRFTVADLSRAGVEGTSGYLTLLEAPLSLKQSVDVWGYGGNALSVMKALKAQFDPGNSLSPGRFVGGL from the coding sequence ATGGCCAACGTTGCTGCAATCTTGGGGGATGTGGTCGAGGGCGATCGCATTTTCTCGCCTACATCCCTCCACTTACCCGAATTTCTTCCGGCGGAAGCCGTCGTCTACCCTACCACCGAAGCCGAACTGGCGGCGGTGATGGCCTGTGCCCACCAGCATCGCTGGCGGGTAGTGCCCACAGGCAGCGGCAGCAAACTGGCCTGGGGTGGCATCGGGGCCGGGGTGGATCTCATCGTCAGCACCGCCCGGCTCAACCAGGTGATCGACCACGCGGTGGGCGACATGACCCTCACCGCCCAGGCGGGGGCGAAGCTGGCGGATCTCGCGCCGCTGCTGGCCCAGCACAACCAGTTCCTCGCCGTAGACCCGGCCTATCCCGACCGGGCTACCCTGGGGGGCATTGTGGCCACCGCCGATACCGGCTCCCTGCGCCAGCGCTACGGCGGCCTGCGGGATATGCTGATCGGCATTTCCTTTGTGCGCTACGACGGACAGGTCGCTAAGGCGGGCGGGCGGGTGGTCAAAAACGTCGCCGGTTACGACCTGATGAAGCTGCTCACCGGCTCCTACGGCACCCTGGGGGTGATCGCTCAACTCACCTTTCGCCTGTATCCCCGGCAGGAGGCGTCTAAAACGGTGGTAGCCACCGGCACCGCTGATGCCGTGGCCGCTCTGGCGGGCGAACTGCGGCGATCGCCGCTCACCCCTGTCAGTTTTGACCTGCTGTCTCCGGCGCTGGCTAATGCTCTCGGCTATGGCGAACAGTTCGCCGTCCTGGCCCGGTTTCAGTCGATTGCGGCGGGGGTAGATGAGCAGGTGCAGGCGCTCTCAGCCCTGGTGGGAGCCAGCCTCACCCACCAGATCCTCGGGGACGACGAAGACGAGAACATTTGGGCAGCGGCGGGTAAGGCCCTCTTCCCGCAGCCAGAGGCCGCGGGTCAAACCGTTTTGGCCAAGGTCGGCCTGCCCAGCGATCGGGCGATCGCCTGGCTGGCGCAACTGCCCTCCGGCAGTTTGGCCCGCATCCACGCCAGCAGCGGTCTGGGGACGGTGCGCTGGGCAGCGACAACGGCAGAGGATGTGGAGAAACTGCGGTTTACCGTAGCTGACCTGTCTCGTGCCGGTGTCGAGGGCACCAGCGGCTACCTCACCCTGCTGGAGGCCCCGCTCTCCCTAAAGCAATCGGTGGATGTATGGGGCTACGGCGGCAACGCCTTGAGCGTAATGAAAGCGCTTAAGGCGCAGTTTGACCCTGGCAATTCTCTCAGCCCCGGCCGCTTTGTGGGCGGCCTTTAG
- a CDS encoding inositol monophosphatase family protein, with product MLPPTTPRQILAALLPYLKTAGAYAQQIQAKIVAQPDKGGKGDNFFASALSDADLSIQTMMEVVLLGLFPTVRFYGEEYEQTHNTKYFRAIDLGLQDDYLITLDPIDGTQFYLDGHSNYQIILAVLNADEYEAAIAITPAQGIYYYTLRGEGTFKGSLAQSLEDCTPIQVDQPAPAICLGWQMGDVVPHIADLRSDPCGNRYRVYHTKTDYSPQTQIPNFNGLLSGDLAGAVLAKGQFIDGAVLAFMAQEMGYIVTTLAGNPLPPLHTCTNYLRPGMVIGSSPQVHQDLLNAVAAAGLGEA from the coding sequence ATGCTGCCCCCCACTACCCCTCGGCAAATTCTCGCCGCGCTGCTGCCCTACCTTAAAACCGCTGGGGCCTACGCCCAGCAGATTCAGGCCAAAATCGTGGCCCAGCCCGACAAAGGCGGCAAGGGCGACAATTTTTTTGCCTCGGCCCTCAGCGATGCCGACCTGTCAATTCAAACCATGATGGAGGTGGTACTGCTGGGGCTGTTTCCCACGGTGCGCTTCTACGGCGAAGAGTATGAGCAAACCCACAACACCAAATACTTTCGCGCCATCGACCTGGGGCTTCAAGACGACTACTTGATCACCCTTGACCCCATCGACGGCACCCAGTTTTACCTGGATGGCCACTCGAACTATCAGATTATTTTGGCTGTTCTCAATGCCGATGAGTACGAGGCGGCGATCGCCATTACCCCCGCCCAGGGCATCTACTACTACACCCTGCGCGGGGAGGGTACCTTTAAAGGCAGTCTGGCCCAGTCCTTAGAAGACTGTACTCCCATCCAGGTTGATCAACCCGCGCCAGCTATCTGCCTGGGCTGGCAAATGGGAGATGTGGTGCCGCACATTGCCGATTTGCGAAGCGATCCCTGCGGGAATCGCTACCGGGTCTACCACACCAAAACCGACTATTCTCCCCAGACCCAAATTCCCAACTTTAACGGTCTGCTCAGCGGTGATCTGGCCGGGGCGGTGCTGGCTAAGGGGCAGTTTATCGATGGGGCGGTGCTGGCCTTTATGGCCCAGGAAATGGGCTACATTGTCACCACCCTGGCGGGGAACCCGCTGCCGCCGCTGCACACCTGTACCAATTACCTGCGTCCGGGCATGGTGATCGGCAGCTCGCCCCAGGTGCATCAGGATTTACTCAATGCGGTGGCCGCCGCCGGTCTGGGGGAGGCTTAG
- the glmS gene encoding glutamine--fructose-6-phosphate transaminase (isomerizing), whose translation MCGIVGYIGTRPAADILMDGLRKLEYRGYDSAGLATVYEGELHCVRAKGKLQNLQDKLDGQDNPARLGIGHTRWATHGKPEEYNAHPHRDATGRLAVVQNGIIENYRELRETLKSQGVQFASDTDTEVVPHLIASYLEQVSETAAQGRSPLLEATRLAAQDLHGAFALAIVCADFPDELVVVRQQAPLVIGFGQGEFFCASDTPAIVPHTRAVLPMENGELASLSPLGVEVYNFDGDRQRKHPITLNWNPIMVEKQGFKHFMLKEIYEQPGVVRTALETYINSAWTAHSASTPLTPIALSLPDALFTNLEHVQVVACGTSWHAALVGKYLIEELANLPVMVQYASEFRYSPTPLIPNTLTIGVTQSGETADTLAALEMEQERRAAHPDPRFAPRMVGITNRPESSLSRLVPHIIDTHAGIEIGVAATKTFTAQVMAFYFLAIDLAYRRETLTGDRIEAILTGLHQLPAYIEQVLESQERYIEELAHEFNETQDFIFLGRGINFPIALEGALKLKEISYIHAEGYPAGEMKHGPIALLDAKVPVVAIAMPGSVYDKVLSNAQEAKARDAQLIGVVPMNDADAAETFDRLLPVPVVDELLSPIVAVIPLQLLAYHIAARRGLDVDQPRNLAKSVTVE comes from the coding sequence ATGTGTGGCATTGTGGGATACATCGGCACCCGACCCGCCGCCGACATCTTGATGGACGGCCTGCGTAAGCTCGAATATCGCGGCTACGACTCCGCTGGCCTCGCCACCGTCTACGAAGGCGAGCTGCACTGCGTGCGGGCCAAGGGCAAACTGCAAAACCTGCAAGACAAGCTCGACGGCCAGGACAACCCCGCCCGCCTGGGCATTGGCCACACCCGCTGGGCCACCCACGGCAAGCCCGAAGAATACAACGCCCACCCCCACCGCGACGCCACCGGTCGCCTGGCCGTGGTGCAAAACGGCATCATCGAAAACTACCGCGAGCTGCGCGAAACCCTCAAGTCCCAAGGGGTGCAGTTTGCCTCCGACACCGACACCGAAGTGGTGCCCCACCTGATTGCCTCCTACCTGGAGCAGGTGAGTGAAACGGCTGCCCAGGGGCGATCGCCCCTGCTCGAGGCCACCCGCCTGGCCGCCCAAGATCTGCACGGGGCCTTTGCCCTGGCGATCGTCTGCGCCGACTTCCCCGACGAGCTGGTGGTGGTGCGCCAGCAGGCCCCCCTGGTGATTGGCTTTGGCCAGGGCGAGTTTTTCTGCGCCAGCGACACCCCGGCGATCGTGCCCCACACCCGCGCCGTGCTGCCCATGGAAAATGGCGAACTGGCCAGCCTTAGCCCGTTGGGGGTAGAGGTATACAACTTTGACGGCGATCGCCAGCGCAAGCACCCCATCACCCTCAACTGGAACCCCATCATGGTGGAGAAGCAGGGGTTCAAGCACTTCATGCTCAAGGAAATCTACGAGCAGCCCGGCGTGGTGCGCACCGCCCTCGAAACCTATATCAACAGCGCCTGGACGGCCCACAGCGCCAGCACTCCCCTCACCCCCATTGCCCTGAGCCTGCCCGATGCCCTATTTACCAACCTTGAGCATGTGCAGGTGGTGGCCTGCGGCACCAGCTGGCACGCCGCCCTGGTGGGCAAATATTTAATCGAGGAGCTGGCCAATCTGCCGGTGATGGTGCAGTACGCCTCCGAATTTCGCTACTCGCCCACGCCGCTGATCCCCAACACCCTCACCATCGGCGTCACCCAGTCAGGCGAAACCGCCGACACCCTGGCCGCCCTGGAAATGGAGCAGGAGCGCCGCGCCGCCCACCCCGACCCCCGCTTTGCCCCCCGCATGGTGGGCATCACCAACCGGCCCGAAAGCTCGCTGTCGCGGCTGGTGCCCCATATTATCGACACCCACGCCGGCATTGAGATTGGGGTGGCGGCCACCAAGACCTTCACCGCCCAGGTGATGGCCTTTTACTTCCTGGCGATCGATCTGGCCTATCGCCGTGAAACGCTGACGGGCGATCGCATCGAGGCAATTCTCACCGGGCTGCACCAGCTGCCCGCCTACATCGAGCAGGTGCTCGAAAGCCAGGAGCGCTACATCGAAGAGTTGGCCCACGAGTTTAACGAAACCCAGGACTTTATTTTCTTGGGCCGGGGCATCAACTTCCCCATCGCCCTCGAAGGGGCGCTGAAGCTTAAGGAGATCAGCTACATCCACGCCGAGGGCTACCCGGCGGGCGAAATGAAGCACGGCCCCATCGCCCTGCTCGATGCCAAGGTGCCCGTGGTGGCGATCGCCATGCCCGGCAGCGTCTACGACAAGGTGCTCTCTAACGCCCAAGAGGCCAAGGCCCGCGACGCCCAGCTGATTGGCGTAGTGCCCATGAACGATGCCGATGCCGCCGAAACCTTCGATCGCCTGCTGCCGGTGCCCGTGGTCGATGAGCTGCTGTCGCCGATTGTGGCGGTGATTCCGCTACAGCTGCTGGCCTACCACATCGCCGCCCGGCGCGGCCTCGACGTTGACCAGCCCCGCAATTTGGCCAAGAGCGTCACGGTGGAGTAG